A genomic stretch from Armatimonadota bacterium includes:
- a CDS encoding carbohydrate ABC transporter permease codes for MQTTLPHTKRGEKANAFLANIFAYALLLLGVVLFIMPFLFMVGTALKPVEETAEYPPSLFPHKPVMFHWDLTSYPMGRLPDGRTVAIVGPSGNKTEVFDIKDGVPAAGTRKVPPGDVTPVKRIGAHWENFKNALTQPGMPFIVFLKNTLIIVVLTVLGATLSAALCAYGFARLRFRGRQPLFILLLATMMIPGQVTMIPVYILFKELHWINTFLPLIVPAWFGGGAFSIFLLRQFFQGIPFEMEEAARIDGCGPLSTWWRIILPLSIPALATIAIFTFMGAWNDFMGPLIYVNDTDKFTLALGLNLFKGQYGTDTPHLMMAATLVVLMPVLILFFVAQKQFIQGIVVSGVKG; via the coding sequence ATGCAGACGACCCTCCCACATACCAAGCGCGGCGAGAAGGCCAACGCCTTTCTCGCGAATATCTTCGCGTACGCCCTGCTGCTCCTCGGCGTTGTTCTGTTCATCATGCCGTTCCTGTTCATGGTCGGCACGGCGCTGAAGCCCGTCGAGGAGACCGCGGAGTACCCTCCCAGCCTTTTCCCGCACAAGCCGGTGATGTTTCACTGGGATCTCACTTCCTACCCGATGGGTCGGCTGCCCGACGGGCGCACCGTCGCGATTGTTGGACCTTCAGGTAACAAGACTGAAGTATTCGACATCAAAGACGGTGTACCGGCTGCGGGTACCAGAAAGGTTCCGCCAGGCGATGTCACGCCTGTGAAGCGCATCGGAGCGCACTGGGAGAACTTCAAGAACGCTCTCACTCAGCCCGGCATGCCTTTCATCGTCTTCCTGAAGAACACGCTCATTATCGTGGTCCTGACCGTCCTGGGCGCGACCCTCAGCGCTGCCCTGTGCGCCTACGGCTTCGCGCGCCTCCGCTTCCGGGGCCGCCAGCCGCTGTTCATCCTGCTTCTCGCCACGATGATGATCCCCGGCCAGGTGACCATGATTCCGGTGTATATCCTCTTCAAGGAGCTGCACTGGATCAATACTTTCCTGCCGCTCATCGTGCCCGCCTGGTTCGGCGGCGGCGCGTTCAGCATCTTCCTGCTGCGCCAGTTCTTCCAGGGCATCCCGTTCGAGATGGAAGAGGCGGCCCGCATCGACGGCTGCGGACCGTTGAGCACGTGGTGGCGCATCATTCTCCCGCTTTCCATCCCCGCGCTCGCCACCATCGCGATCTTCACCTTCATGGGCGCCTGGAACGATTTCATGGGCCCGCTCATCTATGTGAACGACACCGACAAGTTCACGCTGGCGCTTGGTCTGAACCTCTTCAAGGGCCAGTACGGAACGGATACGCCGCACCTGATGATGGCCGCTACTCTGGTGGTGCTGATGCCCGTGCTGATCCTGTTCTTCGTCGCTCAGAAGCA